In Anabaena sphaerica FACHB-251, a genomic segment contains:
- a CDS encoding mechanosensitive ion channel domain-containing protein, translated as MRLKFLAIAVSMAITVVSVPKATAQIPLLPYLPTPSSVSNTSENQTVSEWIYLDGRPLFRIAASRNDISERLQNIQGNLQEINQDYFRSSTQKLKVQMRTVNDLPVIYVNDKYLMTVNSLDAKLRQIDTLTLANEIAGDLQKELERAKEERQTSSLIDQGKIAGSIALVMILSSLLIYRWQRRSQKDDVEPISPDAATGQPITTQLNQQEHQHLAEVKKRLFQLTQTGIWGGGSFIILGLFPYTRAFQVGILAAAQIPVKVGIVVLGTYVAIRFSYALIDKFTTTLISGGVLLNTEASERMELRVSTFSGVTKSITTLICMGVGILLTLVALGIDIVPLLAGAGLIGVAVSLASQNLIKDAINGFLIILEDQYALGDVISVGDVGGLVENLNLRMTQVRDGEGRLITIPNSEIKVVANLSSRWSRADLTIPVSYQANIDEALKLITDVAVDMNKEPFWKRQIIEKPSILGIDNFSDRGMMIRVWIKTQPLKQWEVAREYRRRLKIALDQAGISIPVPQQAIWVNDAHLLSYQENGSSVQ; from the coding sequence GTGCGTTTAAAATTTTTGGCGATCGCAGTTTCAATGGCTATTACCGTTGTCTCTGTACCAAAAGCTACAGCCCAGATTCCTCTTTTACCTTACTTACCAACTCCTAGCAGTGTGAGTAATACTTCCGAAAATCAAACAGTTTCCGAATGGATTTATTTAGATGGTCGTCCCTTATTTCGGATTGCAGCATCGAGAAATGATATTTCGGAACGGTTACAAAATATCCAAGGGAATTTACAGGAAATTAACCAAGATTACTTTCGGTCATCTACACAAAAACTGAAGGTGCAGATGCGAACAGTCAACGATTTGCCAGTCATTTATGTCAATGACAAATACCTGATGACTGTTAATTCCCTGGATGCTAAATTGCGCCAAATAGATACGTTGACACTGGCTAATGAAATCGCCGGAGATTTGCAAAAAGAGTTAGAACGGGCTAAGGAAGAACGCCAAACTTCATCTTTAATCGACCAAGGTAAAATTGCTGGTAGTATCGCTTTGGTAATGATTTTGTCAAGTTTATTAATATATCGTTGGCAACGCCGATCTCAAAAGGATGATGTAGAACCGATTTCCCCAGATGCCGCCACAGGTCAACCGATTACAACCCAACTAAATCAACAGGAACATCAGCATTTAGCAGAAGTAAAAAAACGCCTATTTCAATTAACGCAAACAGGTATTTGGGGAGGCGGAAGTTTTATAATTTTGGGTTTATTTCCCTACACGCGAGCATTTCAAGTAGGGATTCTCGCAGCAGCCCAAATTCCTGTGAAAGTAGGTATTGTGGTATTAGGAACTTACGTAGCGATTCGTTTTAGTTATGCCCTGATTGACAAATTTACCACGACTCTAATCAGCGGTGGTGTTTTATTAAACACCGAAGCTTCTGAACGGATGGAATTAAGAGTGTCCACATTTTCAGGAGTGACAAAAAGTATTACTACCCTCATCTGCATGGGAGTTGGGATTTTACTTACTTTGGTTGCACTGGGTATAGATATAGTTCCCTTATTAGCAGGTGCTGGTTTAATTGGTGTAGCTGTATCTCTCGCTTCTCAGAACTTAATTAAAGATGCAATCAACGGCTTTTTGATTATTCTTGAAGATCAATATGCCCTTGGTGATGTGATTAGTGTGGGAGATGTGGGCGGTTTAGTAGAAAATCTCAATTTGCGAATGACTCAAGTGCGGGATGGGGAAGGACGTTTGATTACAATTCCTAACAGTGAAATTAAAGTCGTTGCGAATCTTTCGAGTCGTTGGTCACGGGCTGATTTAACTATTCCAGTTTCTTACCAAGCCAATATTGATGAAGCTTTAAAATTAATCACAGATGTGGCTGTGGATATGAATAAAGAACCTTTCTGGAAACGGCAAATTATCGAAAAGCCTAGTATTTTAGGAATTGATAATTTTAGCGATCGCGGTATGATGATTCGCGTCTGGATCAAAACCCAACCCCTTAAACAATGGGAAGTAGCGCGAGAATATCGTCGTCGTCTCAAAATTGCCTTGGATCAAGCTGGTATTTCCATTCCCGTACCACAACAAGCAATCTGGGTCAATGATGCTCATTTGTTGAGTTATCAAGAAAATGGTTCATCTGTTCAGTAA